The Euzebyales bacterium genome includes a region encoding these proteins:
- a CDS encoding sugar ABC transporter permease, whose translation MAVDTEETASAGQQSEPPRSQPQGMSERTLARAFMAPSVTAMVLVAGFPIIWAAFLSLWAYQGRQRTGFAGLGNYIEAATDPRFWDSVIATFVFTVGSVFFEFIIGMVFALIMNRAFFGRGVTRAAILIPWVIPTVISAQMWFFMFNITPGFINSVLPFVPADFNWLGADYWAMFAVIFADVWKTAPFVALLLLAGLQTIPGELYEAARVDGATAWQRFRNITLPLLRPAILVALLFRTVDALRIYDLPAVMTNGAFGTETLSVLVQQFVVQTPDPGLGSAFSTLTFAIVLAIGIVFISALGRDLVIGVEE comes from the coding sequence ATGGCCGTCGACACCGAGGAGACCGCGAGCGCCGGACAGCAGTCCGAGCCGCCGAGGTCGCAGCCCCAGGGCATGTCCGAGCGCACCCTGGCCCGCGCCTTCATGGCGCCGTCGGTCACCGCGATGGTGCTGGTCGCCGGCTTCCCGATCATCTGGGCGGCCTTCCTGAGCCTGTGGGCCTACCAGGGGCGCCAGCGGACCGGCTTCGCGGGCCTGGGCAACTACATCGAGGCGGCCACCGACCCGCGGTTCTGGGACTCGGTGATCGCGACCTTCGTGTTCACCGTCGGGTCGGTGTTCTTCGAGTTCATCATCGGCATGGTGTTCGCGCTGATCATGAACAGGGCGTTCTTCGGTCGGGGCGTCACGCGGGCGGCCATCCTGATCCCGTGGGTCATCCCGACGGTCATCAGCGCCCAGATGTGGTTCTTCATGTTCAACATCACACCGGGCTTCATCAACTCGGTGCTCCCGTTCGTCCCCGCCGACTTCAACTGGTTGGGCGCCGACTACTGGGCGATGTTCGCGGTCATCTTCGCGGATGTCTGGAAGACGGCGCCGTTCGTGGCACTGCTGCTGCTTGCAGGTCTCCAGACCATCCCGGGGGAACTGTACGAAGCCGCGCGCGTCGACGGCGCCACCGCCTGGCAGCGGTTCCGCAACATCACGCTGCCGCTGCTGCGGCCAGCGATCCTGGTGGCCCTGCTGTTCCGCACCGTCGACGCCCTGCGCATCTACGACCTGCCGGCAGTGATGACCAACGGCGCGTTCGGCACCGAGACCCTGTCGGTCCTGGTGCAGCAGTTCGTGGTGCAGACGCCCGACCCCGGACTGGGCTCGGCGTTCTCGACGTTGACGTTC